In one window of Cohaesibacter gelatinilyticus DNA:
- a CDS encoding LacI family DNA-binding transcriptional regulator: MKKAPISSSNGHETAASPTLEDVARTAGVSTATVSRCLNNPSVVSDKTRKRVLDAVKSLGYAPNFGAQALAAKRTRTFGAIVPTMENAIFARGLQAFQEELQRCGITLLVSSSSYSPELEEEQIRGLVARGADALLLIGFDRSPQIYEFLEKQQVPYVIAWVYDPDQPMLSIGFDNRRAMQSLVTQVLELGHRSVALITAERNGNDRAQQRYEGLLNAMKAHGLDPKTLHVIETTYSITNGAEALKTLMQSDQKPTAVICGNDVLAAGAMVQARKMGLKVPDDLSITGFDDIEIAEIVTPTLTTVHVPHRKMGKGAAQMLVALRNGQNPDQSIELEAVTILRESLGPVPKSET; the protein is encoded by the coding sequence ATGAAAAAGGCACCAATCTCTTCGTCGAACGGTCATGAAACCGCAGCTTCGCCCACTTTGGAAGATGTGGCAAGGACTGCCGGTGTCTCGACAGCAACCGTTTCACGATGCCTGAACAATCCCTCGGTCGTTTCAGACAAAACCAGAAAGCGCGTGCTTGATGCAGTCAAGTCATTGGGATATGCACCCAATTTCGGAGCTCAAGCCCTCGCTGCAAAGCGCACCAGAACATTTGGCGCAATCGTTCCCACAATGGAAAATGCGATTTTTGCGCGTGGCCTTCAAGCATTTCAGGAAGAACTGCAACGCTGCGGGATCACCTTGCTCGTCTCCAGCTCCTCCTATAGCCCCGAACTGGAAGAAGAGCAGATACGCGGCCTTGTTGCGCGTGGCGCTGATGCTCTGCTTCTCATTGGCTTCGACCGGTCACCGCAAATATATGAATTTCTGGAAAAGCAGCAGGTTCCCTATGTCATTGCCTGGGTTTATGACCCGGATCAACCGATGCTTTCAATCGGGTTTGACAACCGCAGGGCCATGCAATCCCTCGTCACTCAGGTTCTGGAACTGGGGCATCGATCCGTGGCACTCATCACCGCAGAGCGCAATGGCAATGATCGCGCGCAACAGAGATATGAAGGTCTGTTGAATGCCATGAAAGCGCATGGATTGGATCCAAAGACACTTCATGTTATCGAGACGACCTATTCCATTACAAATGGTGCAGAGGCTCTGAAAACCCTGATGCAATCCGATCAAAAGCCAACGGCTGTCATTTGCGGCAACGATGTGCTGGCTGCAGGTGCCATGGTTCAAGCCCGTAAGATGGGCCTTAAAGTCCCTGATGACTTATCAATCACCGGGTTTGATGACATAGAAATAGCAGAAATCGTCACTCCTACGCTCACAACGGTCCATGTTCCCCATCGAAAAATGGGCAAAGGAGCAGCACAGATGCTGGTCGCTCTGAGAAATGGCCAAAATCCGGACCAAAGTATCGAATTGGAAGCCGTAACAATCTTGAGGGAGTCGCTTGGCCCGGTTCCCAAATCCGAAACGTAA
- a CDS encoding TRAP transporter small permease: MQRVLEELNRNAERWLLLVFYTVLVITMFIEVLRRELLSYSSIWGEEIVRYAFIYLVWIGAAAAVRERGHIRIDVIMHYVSPRLKALIYLFGDLVMVAVSIVALYYSFETVLVSAKFGSVTDGLRISRVWFLMAVPFGFALVLLRLFQSILRDIADLRAGRPVYEGDKLFD; encoded by the coding sequence ATGCAAAGGGTTCTTGAAGAACTCAACCGGAATGCTGAACGTTGGTTGTTGCTCGTGTTCTACACGGTGCTCGTAATCACCATGTTCATCGAAGTTCTTCGGCGTGAGTTGCTGTCCTACTCCTCCATCTGGGGAGAGGAGATTGTTCGGTACGCGTTTATCTATCTGGTTTGGATCGGGGCGGCAGCGGCGGTGCGCGAGCGGGGTCACATCCGCATCGATGTCATCATGCATTATGTCAGCCCTCGCCTTAAGGCCCTGATTTATCTGTTTGGCGATCTGGTGATGGTCGCAGTGTCGATTGTCGCGCTTTACTATTCGTTTGAAACCGTTCTGGTTTCCGCAAAATTCGGCTCCGTGACTGACGGACTGCGTATCAGTCGCGTCTGGTTTCTGATGGCCGTGCCCTTCGGCTTTGCCCTTGTGTTGCTGCGTCTCTTTCAATCCATCCTCCGCGACATAGCGGACCTTCGTGCGGGTCGTCCTGTCTACGAAGGCGACAAACTATTCGATTAA
- a CDS encoding transcriptional regulator: protein MTDQPDGPYAFDGLDRVLHEKARLGLLTSLVAHPKGLAFGDLKKLCGLTDGNLSRHLKVLSEADIVKIEKTFVKNRPHTTCRLTNEGRQRFLDYLAVLEQVVKNATELMETNPSDDMPQSPSPTPVPKPV, encoded by the coding sequence ATGACTGATCAACCAGACGGACCTTATGCCTTTGATGGATTGGACAGGGTCCTGCATGAAAAGGCGCGCCTTGGCTTGCTCACCTCTCTGGTCGCCCACCCCAAGGGACTGGCCTTTGGTGATCTGAAGAAACTATGCGGCCTGACCGATGGTAATCTGTCTCGCCATCTCAAGGTGCTGAGCGAAGCCGATATCGTCAAGATCGAAAAGACCTTCGTCAAGAACCGTCCTCACACCACCTGCCGCTTGACCAACGAGGGCCGACAGCGCTTTCTGGATTATCTGGCGGTGCTGGAACAGGTCGTCAAAAACGCCACCGAATTGATGGAAACAAACCCATCTGACGACATGCCCCAATCTCCTTCTCCCACCCCTGTGCCAAAGCCTGTCTAG
- a CDS encoding TRAP transporter large permease produces the protein MLWNQLEQAVVLGWDFYGPVILFIVLIALAVPVWAAIGASAIMMLVWSEALPLGLVGEKLFSGIDFFALTAVPLFILTGDALVRTGLSRKFLDVAEALTKFTKGGFGSATVLVCGMFAAISGSDAAGAAAVGRMTIDRLVESGYPRPYACALVAAGACTGILIPPSIAYIIIGLVLGISASTLFLAALIPGVAILLSILATNIIMNRLYNWESGGNISMGEYFSRLGSTLKSGWYAFLVPGIIFYGIFSGKLTPTEAGATAVVVTIIMGFLLKTLSLSDFPAMLVSSAKVNGVILPIIAFSAPLAEALAIIGVPQGFVAAATSVSDDPLILIMMIVGILIAAGCVMETTPNIVILAPILKPLADNIGMNEIQFCIMMITALGVGFITPPLGLNLFVVAGITGESILKIAYRAIPFVIFMLIVTLFIAYVPTISTILLPDIYK, from the coding sequence ATGCTTTGGAATCAACTTGAGCAAGCCGTGGTCCTTGGTTGGGATTTTTATGGCCCCGTTATTCTGTTTATCGTTCTTATCGCATTGGCCGTTCCGGTCTGGGCCGCCATTGGTGCCTCCGCGATCATGATGCTTGTCTGGTCGGAAGCGCTGCCTCTTGGTTTGGTGGGAGAGAAGCTGTTTTCGGGGATCGACTTCTTTGCGCTGACCGCCGTGCCGCTTTTCATCCTGACCGGGGATGCGCTTGTGCGCACCGGTCTCAGTCGAAAATTCCTCGATGTTGCTGAGGCCCTGACCAAGTTCACCAAGGGTGGCTTCGGCTCGGCAACGGTTCTGGTTTGCGGTATGTTTGCTGCAATTTCAGGCTCGGACGCCGCAGGGGCCGCCGCGGTTGGCCGCATGACCATCGACCGGTTGGTGGAATCGGGCTATCCGCGTCCCTATGCCTGCGCACTTGTTGCTGCGGGTGCCTGTACCGGTATCCTGATCCCGCCTTCGATTGCCTATATCATCATCGGTCTTGTTCTGGGCATTTCGGCATCCACCTTGTTTCTGGCCGCCCTCATACCAGGTGTCGCAATTCTGCTCTCAATCCTTGCGACAAACATCATCATGAACCGCCTATATAATTGGGAGAGCGGCGGAAATATCAGCATGGGCGAGTATTTCTCGCGGCTGGGCAGTACTCTGAAATCCGGTTGGTATGCGTTCCTTGTGCCGGGGATCATCTTCTACGGCATCTTCTCTGGCAAATTGACGCCGACCGAGGCGGGTGCCACGGCTGTGGTGGTCACCATCATCATGGGGTTCCTTCTGAAAACCCTAAGCTTGAGCGACTTTCCGGCAATGCTGGTGAGCTCGGCCAAGGTGAATGGGGTGATCCTGCCCATCATCGCCTTCTCTGCCCCTCTGGCTGAAGCGCTGGCTATCATCGGTGTGCCGCAAGGCTTTGTCGCAGCGGCCACGTCTGTCAGCGATGACCCGCTGATCCTGATCATGATGATCGTTGGCATTCTGATCGCGGCTGGCTGCGTGATGGAAACCACTCCGAATATCGTGATCCTGGCCCCAATTCTGAAGCCGTTGGCCGACAATATCGGCATGAACGAGATCCAGTTCTGCATCATGATGATCACCGCTCTGGGTGTGGGTTTCATCACACCACCGCTGGGTCTGAATCTGTTCGTGGTAGCCGGAATAACCGGCGAGTCGATCCTCAAGATCGCCTACCGGGCAATTCCCTTTGTCATCTTCATGCTGATCGTCACGCTGTTCATCGCCTATGTGCCGACGATTTCTACCATTCTTCTTCCAGACATCTACAAATAG
- a CDS encoding TRAP transporter substrate-binding protein, with protein MDRDKLEVISATRRNFLKLTGSGAFTAALVAGAAGTLWSEEAAAQTAKEEKSREKAADHVMTLATAYVLGASRSYPIMQLDLKENIQNATNGKVYVKLAPGGQLGAGGALATAVQTGTIQCAQHSLSNFAPFASAVDLINMPYFCGSNQRFTNLVSSDAWKSEVHPKIEASGFKALFYVVIDPRVVAVRKGGKKVITPGDLDGVKFRVPGSKMLQQYYRMVGANPTPVAWGETPSAIKQGVADALDPSVGALYVFGFKDILSHVTFTQAVPDSQVFSMNLEWFNSLPEDVQAGIEWAGEMTTAQNLAKVPSARSYAMSELAKAGVEFHSLSDDQLSEWQAAGGYQRSEWDEFKKELAGSMDVFAKLEEAAGTMGRYYVHDA; from the coding sequence ATGGATCGTGACAAACTGGAAGTGATTTCGGCAACACGCCGCAACTTTCTGAAATTGACAGGAAGCGGGGCCTTTACAGCGGCGCTGGTTGCCGGTGCTGCAGGAACATTATGGTCGGAAGAGGCGGCCGCACAAACTGCCAAAGAAGAGAAAAGCCGCGAAAAGGCTGCAGATCATGTCATGACTTTGGCGACAGCTTATGTATTGGGCGCATCCCGCAGCTATCCAATCATGCAGCTGGATCTGAAAGAGAATATTCAAAACGCAACCAACGGCAAGGTCTATGTGAAACTGGCTCCTGGTGGTCAATTGGGAGCAGGTGGTGCTCTGGCTACCGCTGTTCAGACCGGCACAATCCAGTGTGCCCAGCACTCCCTGTCCAACTTTGCACCATTTGCAAGCGCGGTTGATCTGATCAACATGCCATATTTCTGTGGCTCCAATCAGCGTTTCACCAATCTGGTCTCATCGGATGCATGGAAGTCGGAAGTCCATCCAAAAATTGAAGCCTCAGGATTCAAGGCGCTGTTTTATGTGGTCATTGACCCCCGGGTTGTTGCTGTGCGCAAAGGTGGCAAGAAGGTCATCACACCTGGTGATCTGGATGGCGTCAAATTCCGCGTTCCCGGTTCCAAGATGCTGCAGCAATATTATCGCATGGTTGGTGCGAACCCGACACCTGTTGCCTGGGGTGAAACACCGTCGGCAATCAAGCAAGGGGTTGCCGATGCTCTCGATCCTTCCGTGGGTGCATTATATGTGTTTGGCTTCAAGGATATCCTGAGCCACGTGACCTTTACCCAGGCTGTACCGGACAGTCAGGTCTTCTCGATGAATCTGGAATGGTTCAACAGCTTGCCTGAGGATGTTCAGGCCGGAATCGAATGGGCTGGCGAGATGACCACGGCACAGAATCTTGCAAAAGTACCGTCTGCGCGTTCCTATGCGATGTCGGAATTGGCTAAGGCCGGCGTGGAGTTCCACAGCCTCAGCGATGATCAACTCAGCGAATGGCAGGCCGCAGGTGGCTATCAGCGCTCCGAGTGGGATGAGTTCAAGAAAGAACTTGCTGGCTCCATGGATGTATTTGCCAAACTGGAAGAAGCCGCAGGCACAATGGGACGTTACTACGTCCACGATGCTTGA
- a CDS encoding dihydrofolate reductase family protein, translating into MTSGHIMMAMSLDGFVARSDHTLDWLNKQPTEGENHGFEAFLESVDVIVMGSGSFRTILGFAGWPYTKPVIVLSQSMNDADIPEHLKDKVEISSESPIELIARLTELGHGRVYVDGGAIIRSFLTLDFVKSMKITIVPILIGDGIRMFGELDRDIDLSLEKVEPFSSGLVTLTYRLPEEPG; encoded by the coding sequence ATGACAAGCGGACATATCATGATGGCCATGTCTCTGGATGGCTTTGTGGCGAGGTCAGATCACACACTTGATTGGTTGAACAAGCAGCCAACAGAGGGGGAAAATCACGGGTTTGAGGCATTTTTGGAGAGTGTCGATGTGATCGTGATGGGGTCGGGCTCGTTTCGTACAATTCTTGGTTTTGCTGGCTGGCCCTATACCAAGCCGGTGATTGTGCTGAGCCAATCCATGAATGATGCGGACATTCCCGAGCATTTGAAAGACAAGGTTGAGATTTCTTCGGAAAGCCCGATTGAGCTGATAGCAAGATTGACCGAGCTTGGCCATGGACGGGTTTATGTGGATGGCGGGGCCATCATCCGCTCGTTCTTGACGCTCGATTTCGTCAAGAGCATGAAGATTACGATTGTTCCGATCCTGATTGGTGATGGCATTCGCATGTTCGGTGAGCTGGATAGAGATATCGATCTGAGCCTTGAGAAAGTCGAGCCGTTTTCTTCCGGTCTCGTCACCCTGACTTATCGTCTTCCCGAAGAGCCCGGATAA
- the hisD gene encoding histidinol dehydrogenase, whose amino-acid sequence MSREYLKKAPLTAKSDASETKKIVRTILDEIEAGGDKVALDYAHKFDKYEGEIILSAETIEAASAKVPEKLKRDIKFSHANVKRFAEAQLGTVKDFEVEVIPGFVAGQKAIPVDAAGCYVPGGRYSHIASAIMTVTTAKVAGCKNIIACSPPRPGVGIAPAIIYAAHICGADKILAMGGVQGVAAMTYGLFGLPKANILVGPGNQFVAEAKRMLFGRVGIDMIAGPTDSLVLADKTADPMIVAADLVGQAEHGYNSPVWLVTDDRPLAEEVMRLVPGLIDDLPEVNRDNATAAWRDYAEVIVCSDREEMAQTSDEYAPEHLTVQAEDLDWWLNRLSCYGSLFLGEETTVAFGDKASGTNHVLPTSGAASYTGGLSVHKYMKIVTWQQATREASRPVAEATARISRLEGMEGHARTADIRLQKYFPDETFDLAGEA is encoded by the coding sequence ATGTCGAGAGAATATCTCAAAAAAGCCCCCCTTACAGCCAAGAGTGATGCCTCGGAGACCAAGAAGATCGTCAGGACCATTCTCGACGAAATTGAGGCCGGTGGCGACAAGGTAGCTCTGGATTACGCCCACAAGTTCGACAAGTATGAGGGAGAAATCATCCTTTCGGCCGAGACGATTGAGGCGGCCAGTGCGAAGGTGCCGGAGAAGCTCAAACGGGACATCAAGTTCAGCCACGCCAATGTGAAGCGATTTGCCGAGGCACAGCTGGGCACTGTGAAGGATTTCGAGGTCGAGGTCATTCCCGGATTTGTTGCCGGACAAAAGGCGATACCGGTGGATGCTGCTGGATGTTACGTGCCCGGTGGACGATATAGCCATATTGCAAGTGCGATCATGACCGTTACAACGGCGAAGGTGGCAGGCTGCAAGAATATCATTGCCTGTTCACCGCCACGCCCCGGCGTCGGCATTGCTCCGGCCATCATTTATGCGGCTCATATTTGCGGTGCAGACAAGATTCTGGCCATGGGCGGGGTTCAGGGCGTTGCAGCCATGACCTATGGATTGTTCGGATTGCCAAAGGCCAATATTCTGGTTGGTCCGGGCAACCAGTTCGTGGCCGAGGCCAAGCGCATGCTGTTCGGGCGTGTGGGTATCGACATGATTGCGGGTCCGACCGATAGTCTGGTTCTGGCAGACAAAACCGCTGATCCGATGATTGTTGCCGCCGATCTGGTGGGGCAGGCCGAGCATGGATACAATTCTCCGGTCTGGCTGGTTACGGATGACCGGCCACTGGCCGAAGAAGTCATGCGTCTGGTGCCCGGTCTTATCGATGATCTGCCGGAAGTGAACCGTGACAATGCCACAGCGGCCTGGCGCGATTATGCGGAGGTTATCGTCTGCTCCGATCGTGAGGAAATGGCACAGACCTCGGATGAATATGCCCCCGAACATCTGACCGTTCAGGCTGAAGATCTGGATTGGTGGCTGAACCGTCTGAGCTGCTATGGCTCTTTGTTCCTGGGTGAGGAAACAACCGTTGCCTTTGGTGACAAGGCATCGGGGACCAATCACGTGCTGCCGACATCTGGTGCTGCCAGCTATACCGGCGGGTTGAGCGTGCACAAATATATGAAGATTGTCACATGGCAACAGGCGACCAGAGAAGCATCGCGCCCGGTAGCCGAGGCGACTGCGCGCATCTCCCGTCTGGAAGGCATGGAAGGCCATGCACGCACGGCGGATATTCGCCTGCAGAAATATTTCCCTGATGAGACCTTCGATCTTGCCGGGGAGGCCTGA
- a CDS encoding TetR/AcrR family transcriptional regulator, with protein sequence MSRSIIPGRPSKAAQSLTKQGILHTALPLVQEYGIEAISFRLLAERLGVTAMAVKYHAGSRKELLAGLVDMAFANTLVRTEASEPTDRVRIILQAYCARAVINANLLRAVLEDTSLMCEEMHTITQMLRAEAQALGEQDDVLVFLLVDYTHGWVLSASCGKDNPLTMKDYLSGLDWILKRA encoded by the coding sequence ATGAGCCGATCTATCATTCCCGGTCGTCCGTCCAAAGCGGCGCAAAGCCTGACCAAGCAAGGCATTCTTCATACGGCATTGCCGCTGGTGCAGGAATATGGCATCGAGGCCATTTCCTTTCGGCTATTGGCCGAGCGTTTGGGCGTCACCGCCATGGCGGTCAAATATCATGCGGGCAGTCGGAAAGAGTTACTGGCTGGCCTGGTGGATATGGCTTTTGCGAATACACTTGTTAGAACAGAAGCGAGCGAGCCAACTGACCGCGTACGGATCATTCTGCAGGCCTATTGTGCGCGGGCGGTGATCAACGCCAATTTGCTGCGAGCGGTCCTGGAAGATACTTCGCTGATGTGCGAGGAAATGCACACCATCACCCAGATGCTGCGAGCCGAGGCGCAAGCTTTGGGGGAGCAGGATGATGTGCTGGTCTTTCTGCTTGTCGATTATACTCACGGTTGGGTTCTGTCGGCTTCTTGCGGTAAGGATAATCCGCTGACCATGAAAGATTATCTGTCCGGTCTGGATTGGATTCTCAAACGCGCTTGA